CCGGGTTATGCGGCCGCCATTGCAGGCGATGTGGAAGAAGAACTGCCCGGCTGGACGATAACCGTCGGCCCGCGTGAAGCCGCACACATTCCGGCTTTCCTGAAAGGCCGCCAGGCAGCCTGATTACCTGGGGAATTCCCGTTCGATCGAGGGGATTCCCCTTTACCTGTTCACCCCAAGACCCCCTGATGGAGGAATGGCTATGTTATTGATTGGTGAAAGTCTCAATGTGATCAACAAGAAAATTGGTAGAGCCTTCAAGGAAAGGGATCCCAAACCCATCCAGGAAGAAGCGCTGCTGCAGAAATCCAAAGGCATGGATTACATCGATATCAACCTCGGGCCCGCCAAAAAGGATGGCCCCGAGCTGATGCCCTGGGTTGTCAGTGTCGTTCAGGAAGTCGTGTCGGACGTTCCGCTCGCACTCGATACATCCAACATCGATGCCATTGCAGCCGCATTGAAGGTGTGCAAACTCCCCCCCCTGATCAACTCGATCATGTGCAGGCCGGAACGCTATCAGAAGATGATCCCCATGGCGGCCGAGTCCGGAGCCGACTTCATCGCGCTGATGTGGGGACCGGAAGGGCTTCCGAGAGACGAGAACGAACGGGCCGCCCTGTGCGTGGAACTGGTCTATGCGGCAAACGAAGCCGGTATCCCGAATGAAAAAATCTGGGTGGATGGCATCGTCACCCCGGTCAATATCCAGCAGCCCCAGGCCCTGAGCCTCATGGCGTTTCAGAGCATGCTGCAGGACATCGCACCCGGATGCAAAAGCACCTGCGGACTTTCCAACATTTCCAACGGCCCGCCCACGCACCTGCGTCCCATCCTGAACCAGACTTACATGGTCATGCTTCAGAAATGCGGCATGTATTCGGTCATTTCCGATCCGCTCGACGATCAGTTGACCGCCA
The sequence above is drawn from the Desulfatirhabdium butyrativorans DSM 18734 genome and encodes:
- a CDS encoding dihydropteroate synthase, giving the protein MLLIGESLNVINKKIGRAFKERDPKPIQEEALLQKSKGMDYIDINLGPAKKDGPELMPWVVSVVQEVVSDVPLALDTSNIDAIAAALKVCKLPPLINSIMCRPERYQKMIPMAAESGADFIALMWGPEGLPRDENERAALCVELVYAANEAGIPNEKIWVDGIVTPVNIQQPQALSLMAFQSMLQDIAPGCKSTCGLSNISNGPPTHLRPILNQTYMVMLQKCGMYSVISDPLDDQLTAIAKGKRQDIVDLIYSMMDNDGEIPANYASLSKEMQDYVKTVRVILGKALYSDSWLEI